Part of the Falco cherrug isolate bFalChe1 chromosome 6, bFalChe1.pri, whole genome shotgun sequence genome is shown below.
CTGAAGCAAGTTAGAACAAAACATCTCACTCTGATGGAAAATCCCCTTCTGTAGACAAGCCACTTTTTAATAATAAGTGCTAAATGGACTATTCAAGCAGGTAATTAATGTTAATTAACATATGTCAGGCCATAAATTGGCTAAATACACCTCATTTTCCAAGCTTAGTGTGTGGCAATGCTCAGGGAATTGTGACAGAAAAGAACAATCTAAGTTTGTAGAAgcataaaaaaagagcaaataaaaggTTAAGCATAATCTTCACTTAACTCATGCTGTGCTGAGCCAGCACTACCGAAAACTGAATGACTGTGCACATTACTTGAACACTTTATTTTGCTCCTGAACCACTATACTACACACATATTGTCAGCCCCAAGAAAAGCcacatcaaaaaaaccctgcagctCCCCGAGCACTGTGTTATCAGCCAGGCCTTCACTGGGATACTCACTACGTGCTACAGGACCTGGatgtccctcctgccctgggaccAGGCGAGGCTGTGGCCCCTTTCCAGTGCCAACCGAGGAACCACAGTTTTTTGTGGCAAGGGGAATGAAGCACTGGTGGGAGGATGCTCAGAGCTTGCCCTCCTCCAGAGAGTCTGCCTCAAAACATGAAGGGCCTCGTGCCTTTAAAAGACACTAACACTACCATTTTGTAACTTTGCCCTTGGGCACATTTTCTGTGACACAGATAGTAgtaaggcttttaaaaaagtaggaGAGAAACAAGAACACACGAAGATTTTAATCTAAGTAACAACTTGCATTAGGAAATACTTTCAGTTTCTCCCTTGGCAAGCCGCCACTATGCCAAGACCCACTGTAATTGCATTGCAAATAAGAAACAATCCTCACAAAAGATTTTCCATACTTCCACGCAAAATAGCTGGCTGCCAAAATCTTGCAGGGCACCTTCAGGAGGCTGTCACCTAGAGAAATGCTTTGGCTGTTTATCCTGATTTCCCTTATCTCCAAGGCaatccctcctgcctccctttGAACCCAGCACACCCACCATAATTTTCTGGGGTGATTTCATGTTTCTTCTCCCCCATCCACCCCACACAAACTGGCTGAAAacaggccagctgctgcaggggggtgtgggggagcTGTGCCcgccccagcactgcctgccttcTGCAAGGGACGCCACTGACTCCAGGTTTCTACTTTGTCCACCTCAGCACAAAGAGCTTTCATGAAACCACCGGGCTAACCCTAATCACTCGCCTTTCTAAATGCACCAGCACGTGCCCAGCCTCCCCTAATCTCCCAGGATTAGAGCAAAGTGGTGTAGCACCACCAAAATGACCCGAATACAAAATGGCCTCACGTGTAAGACACCACTCTATTTACCAGGACAAAACCAAGCTGATGCAGGACATCCCGGGGCCAGAGCACCAGGATGCTTCTCTCCCCTAGCCTGATAAGTCTCAGACATCAGACAGTGCTTGTTCAAGCCAACACAATACAGCAGACATAAAAGCCACTGAGgtgatttaatttttgttagCATTAACCATGTACTTCCAAATACACAGCTAAGTGTAGGAGCCAAACTCCAACTCTCAAGCTTCCTATTTTAAATATGCTCAAATATTGACACTAATAACCTAATACGGACAACATCAATGCTGCGTGACTGTTTTAGGTAACCTTCTGTCTCCAAAGAACTGAAGAACATTGCTTCCAGTATTTATCGTGCAGGTCTACCTGACAGCAGTACTATCTGGCATTATTCACTGGACGTTTCCCATTCACAACAGAAGTTAAGTTTAGCAGAGCCTGTGACTCTTTGCAGCTAATGACGTTCACCAAAGCGGTGtgtttttatcttcatttcACAAGTCCTTCAGTGGAGGTGCTCCTCACTGTCACACTGTGAATCAATGTCAAGGATTCTGGGAGAGCTACTCGgtgtttctctctttcccctaATAGCTGTCACCTGTCTGCATGAGCTGGGGAAAAGTGAGATCTTTGATGTATGTTACAGATAGAAAATAGTAACAGGCACTAATATCTACATATGGTTTCTACTGGAAAGTTTAAGAAGTCATTTGTTACTTTGATACTAAAGTATACTCCTCTTTGATGCAAGAAGCTTGTTATCTAGCAGTTTCAACTTCGGGGGTGAAACCACACGTCTCTCTACCTTGCTCAGAACAAAATTCAATTACAAATGTTACTGAGTATTTTGTTAAAGCAGAACACAGTAAGGCTTTGATCAGGTAAGATGCTTAAGCAGTAAGTTTAAGCACACAAGTAATCCCAGTGAAGTCCCAAGGATCCATTCACGTGCTTAAACTGCTTCGGTAGatcaaaacttaaaataatCAGGCTACAGTTTGTAACCCAAACGCTTCTGTACAGTTGAACAAGGCAGCTCAAAATtcggagaaaaaaaaaaagaaaacaagactaTAACATAAAgctagaaaaaataatcatgctAGCAATTAACTGGGAAacacagtctttaaaaaaaaaaaaaaaggcagagaaaaaatgaaactgataCAAACTCCAGTTTTACGCTGCCACTCCTGATAAAGACAGTGTGCCACTCCAAGGAAGGAGAAATAAGAGTGGtgtttcttccttcccacaACCTTTGCAAGATGATGATTAAAAAAGTCCAACGCATCTTGCCTATTAGCATCTGGCTAACAGATTCAGACATCTGTCTAGATTGCCGGCAAATTTCTCAAATCTTTTCAAGTCTCAATAATTAGAGAAGAGACTCATGTGTTTGCTACGCTGAAGGGACTGCAGCCCTTCTTCACATATACCAATAAAACATGGTAAGGAATGTTTAAATGTCCATGTACAAAGATTACAAAAATCACCTCTTCAAAGTAAATATCCCAGCAGCTAGTATTTATCTTTCATGGGGAAGATGAATGCAACAGGTGTAAAACAAATAGGCTTCTGatataaaaaacaaatcaaagcaaatcaGCTGCATTTAAACTTGGGAATTGCTGGTATCCGTGTATAAAGATTCATAGTTCTTTCCATACCACTCAACAAAGAGGAAAATAGTCCCCCTAGTGTACTCTTCATGTAGAAAAGACTGTTTCACAAAATAGCATTGcaagaaattacaaaataacaTTATAGGAAGAGATATGGAAGTACTTAAGCTATAGTGAAACCAGGCACCTCTACtatatacacagacacaaaggTGGTTCAGTTTTCTATTTCAAGATTACTGAAGTGAGTAACTGCATCCCAAATATTTGGGGGCAAAAACTTGGGGTTTAAGTCAGCACACTAGTTTTGTGACTGCAGGATATTGACAGGGTAATGGGTACCTGAATCTGGAAAGACAGGTTGATCTGGTCATCAAGGAGCTCTATGGAAGTACCTGGCACAGTGCATTTCACAAGGGTGAAACCAGCCCACCCACAGGCCTTTCCCCCTGCTCCGGTAATGATAAATACGAATACTGACTCTCCATAAGTATTCAAGACAATAAGCGGATACTGAAGCATGCACCTAAACCCCTCCCGGTGATATGGAAGTGTACAGGATTGTAGCAAACCAAGCTGCTCGTGGCACACAGCAGTGTCCGCAgtgtgctggctctgcagccatgTACCGTACACTACTGCCCTAGTTAGCTGTCAGGCAGTATTAGGTTAGCTAACATCCCACCGGGgccagggggagggggaagcaaaGAAGATTGTTGAGGGGGTGTATTGGGCAAACCTTATCTGAATTAGCGGAAACGTTAATATATGCCTTCCTAACCACATCTGAAATACTCACTTCTGCTTTAATGCcctaggcaaaaaaaaaaaaaaaaaaaagtgatagtTGTAACTTTAATTTATAGctcttaaaataattgttttgagGAGTATAATCCCAGCTATGTTTACGGATTATGGTATTCAGCACGTCTCAGTGGAAACggtattaatattttcatatataataATACATAAGATAATAAAACCAAGTTCTCttcttctctttgtttaaaatgaCAATTTTCCCACTCAGTGCCAGAGCAGAATATCGTCAAATGGGCTTCCTATCTTTGAAGATTAACTTAGCTgtgtaaaaaatattctaaattaaGATAAAAGCCTCCTGATACAGAACTATCTTCTGTGCATTTAAAATCTCGGTGTAACTAGCAATCTGAAAAAGTCTGATGTGAAAAGCTGCCATTAGTTCCTGAAGAGTTGTATTCATTACCTGTGAGGGAAACAAAGATGATAATAACATATAATGTGGTTTAGCATTGGGAGACTAAGATGGAGTCTCTATTTAAGTGTGTTGCCTCTGCACAAACTAATTTACTTTCCAGCCAAGAAACTGAAGTAGTCCTCTTCTgaacatatatacatatattaaaagaaactcTAGTCCTGTTAAGGAAttaaattttgcagttttcGATGCCTGGTAAATTATTAGCTCCTGacctctcctttccccctttcAGTATGCCCCTACCACCCACGCACAACTGCACCCACCATTAATGCGATCGAACTCCTTACCCTAACTTCCAGAGACAGCTCACAGTCAttaaagcagcagaattttCTGCTACCAATGTGCTTGCATCTCCTGAGAAAGGTCATCTTAAAGGCTTGTGAGAAACTTCTGAACTAAATTATATCGGAGGAATCTCAAGGGATCCaagtttttaacattttaattagcTCCAAGTACCAGTTAATGCTGTTCAGCAAAGGAATCAATATCAAATTAACAGTAAAAATTGTCAGAAAAATTGTGACTGTATTAAGCATACTAATCAATGTAAGCACTTCACATTATGGCCCAGATCCTGCTTCAGCTGAAGCAAATAGGAGTTTTGCCACCAAATTCAGCCGAAACAGTATCAGCCCCATTGTTTGACAAGTCTTCATTGGAATCGGGTATAGAGAATTTACTGAAAATTCAACATATCAGATAAAAAGGCTAGATTTGTCATAGCAGCTGACATCTAAAGCCACTGCTTCTGCATGAAACCAAACAACTTCTAAGACACGGGCTGTCATCGGAAGATGTAACCCTTCATCACACTCTTGTGTCACACTTGTAAAGTCAGATCAAAATTCAGCATCCAATACAGACGCAAAAACTGTTAAAAGgatctgggttttttaaaagccttgtcTGGAATTAGCTGTGCCACCGATAAACTTTGTGTTCGTATTTTCCCCAGCCTGAGACAAGTCAGTGAAATGCTTCCTCACAGTGCTCCATTTGGAAGGTAAAAATCATACAGCTGTACTTCAATTCCTAGCAGCAGGTCCTACTCAGGCACCAAATGTGAAACAGGGCTGCTAACAAGAAAACTGCCAGAAATGTTTCATCCATACAGTATTTCTGACCAATTTGTGTACTTCAGGTTTTCCCCTGATCCAAAGCTAGAGAGATTCAAAGaggaaatttaatttctctgtaacACAATAAAACTTCCCAGCAAATTCGCCTTCAGCCATCCCTTCAAAAACTCAGTCTTGAACGCTGCCAGTATCAGCCCCCGGCAGCAACTGAACCATACCAGGATTTCCCTCTGCAAACAGTATCGACATCCCGCAGCACCTGCATTTCTGTATAGCTGCAAGTACGTGACATTTCGGCATCTGACAGACACTAATAATAGACATGGAAAAcgaggagaaaaaaatcagttctggAAATCGCTTCAGATGTGCTTTACGTGCAGCACCGGCTCCTGGTAGGCCTTTATTAGACTCTTGTCTTTGAGAGTAaaaccctgcctgcctgcaacGTGCTTTTGCACGCACTGAgtaaacaaaccacaaaaacagattatttttttttctcacttattAACACGGTAGTAATCTTAGCTGCTAACTGTCACAATGCAGGACAGAAAACGCTGGACTATAAGGGATTTATCAGTAGACGGTGCCCTCGTACACTGGCACCGCAGGAATCGCAAACCAAGCATTCCCGTGGCTGAGCAGCCAATAACTCCACGCTTTGATTAACTTCATGAAGAAATGTCAAGACCCAAATTTCCCTCTATTGCCTTTGAGGAACGTGTGGGGAAACCACTGGGGTTTTTCTTGACAAAAATAACAGTGTCATTCTGTATTTGAGCTTTGAGACTCAGACTGACCCTGCATAAAAGCAAATCTGCTTATTCCCAGCACGAGTCACACCAAAGATACCtaaaacttgaaaaagaaaaccaaagcaaaaaaaccacacgCACACcgttaaaaatatttttccttttttctcctccttcccttttcccctccctgcttaTGTGCTTCTACACCGCAGAAGCCTGCTCCGCTCCAGCGTCTCCCCTGCTCCCAGAGTTACGAGCCCTCACCGCTTCCACACAGCAACAGGAACGAGACAAAACTTTTCGTACCCCCTCCcttaaatttaggaaaaaaaaaaaaaaaaaaaaaggatagagAAAGGTAAGGCGACAGCGCGTCCCCCAGCACGGCCATCAGCAGCGCCCGGCCGGCTGCCGTCGGGGAACGCCGCCGGCACCCCCCTCCGCGGCCGCATcccccgcgggcagcccgccCGTCGGGGCGGCGCGGTGGGTCCGCCGCGGCCCTGGGACCCCGCCTCACCTTCCAGCCGGCCGAGCTGTTGCTGTCGCCCTTGTCCTTGAAGTAGGGCACGCAGCGGACCATCCAGTCGTAGATCTGGGAAAGGGTGAGGCGCTTCTCCGGGGAGCTCTCGATGGCGCGGGTGATCAGGTCGGCGTAGGAGAGGTTGCCCCACGCGTTGCGCCGCGACGAGCACTTCCtcggcgccgccgccgggcccccgctcagccccccgccgcctgccGCCGCGGCTCCCCCCGGCGACAGGCTCGGCCCCTccgggccgccgccgggcagcggggccagcAGCCGCGCCGCCTCCTCCGGGACGGCGgtggccgccgccgccgcttctCCGCCCGCGGGGACCGCGCTGCCGACGGCCATGGCCGAGCTGCCCCCCTCCTCCTCGTCGTCCTCCTCCTCGGGGATCATGGAGGCGGCGTCGGCGGGCGGCTCGCCGGCAGGCTTGGCTGGGCTGGCCTGCAGCTCAGGCCTCTGCAGGGGCCAGGTGCAGGAGCGGGGGCGGCTCTGCGGCTCGAACTCGGGGTCCAGCTCCACGTCCAGGGGAGAGAGCGGCGCGGGGGGCGACGCCTCTGCCATCTTGGCCTCCCCCGCGGGCGGCTGCGGTGGCGGGGCGCTGCgacggggcgggcggccgccgaCCCCGCTCCTcctccgccgcctcctcctcggTGCCGACGGGAGCCTAGCAAGCGGGGGGCCGCCGGGCGGGCATGCCGCTCTCCGCTAAGGGCTGGCAGGCTCTCCGCTGCACCCCgagccccgctccccgcgggcGATGCGCACGCCGGAGccggggggaaggggagggaggggaaggaaaaaaaaaaaaaaaatcagattaggAGCCGGAGCGGCGGTgcagggcgggcagcgcggggccgggcggtgcCGGAGGTGCCCGCGGCGCTGCCCTCCGCGCCGGCGGAGCAGCGGCCGCTCCTGCGGTGCGTGTGTGCGTTTGTTTATGTTTCACTCCATGCGGATGCAGAAGTAGCTCCAGCGGGAACCGCGCTGTATCCAGCCCGGAGAggacacccccccgccccccgcccccggcgccTCCGAGCTCGCTCCTCGTCGCTTCCGCAGATATCTTCcctttttggggggtgggggtgggggtggtcctttgcaccctccctcggcaggagggcagggagaggggtcTTTCAGATTACGCCGAagactttttccttcttcaaaacGCCCTAAAGGGAGCCGAAGTCTTAGCGTACATCCAACTGCATATTAGCGTAAGCCTGTCACTTTGTGGTGCCCCCCAAGCCACACGCAACCAACCCCCCAAAATCTCACAGCCGACGGAGCAGGGGGCGGGAAAAAGCCACCCCGGGGGCTGGTcgatttaaaaaaataataaatccttCTTCTcgcagggaaaaagcaaacacaacGGGAACAAATCAAATCGCCAGTCTTCCAACAGGTCCAGAAGCTTTAAGCCCTCCCTAGGGCTGCCAAAGAGAATAGGTTTTGTTCCAGCATCAACACCACATTCATAACctccttgctcctgctgctgccatcttgacagtttttcccccccttcaCTCAAGTCATTTAAAAAGCGCAGGCAGAAGAGGCAGGGAGAGCCACTtcgggaggggaggg
Proteins encoded:
- the FOXO3 gene encoding forkhead box protein O3 isoform X3, producing MAEASPPAPLSPLDVELDPEFEPQSRPRSCTWPLQRPELQASPAKPAGEPPADAASMIPEEEDDEEEGGSSAMAVGSAVPAGGEAAAAATAVPEEAARLLAPLPGGGPEGPSLSPGGAAAAGGGGLSGGPAAAPRKCSSRRNAWGNLSYADLITRAIESSPEKRLTLSQIYDWMVRCVPYFKDKGDSNSSAGWKALKLTRDVEREPFAKSAVSKWTVILFTAYDLCEPCIIFLMKQTANRPLTRVKILLFFFFFFFFFFSFFLGIELILKYAKSSFSGMAKHLLWRQCSAPSC